A segment of the Scomber japonicus isolate fScoJap1 chromosome 5, fScoJap1.pri, whole genome shotgun sequence genome:
ATCTGCAGAGGAATACAGAATTCGctttattgcagctttaattaataAAGCTGAACAAAgataattaaacataaatatatcaaTTATTTTCAAGCAAAtaggtaaaaaaatatatataatctagcaaaaacaacatacatgTCTATACAGGTAGAACAGCTTCTGTCATTTGTAAAGGATATAAGTAGTGAAAATGTTGAGTGCTGAAATAcatattgaatgtttttttttttttaaagtgacacaATACTTTACATGCAAACAGTGGGTGCTAATGCACAGTATATATGGCCTACTCcaatttatattttacagcTATGGATGATATGTGCACATGTTATtgcatattttgtatttgaaactaATATTCATAATTTATAGTTGCTGTTTTGTTAGTATTAcaacaaaacagtaaaaacgTCTTTATAGAATCACGTAAATATTAAAGCGTTACTATAGGAGGACATTAAAGACAATATGAAGCAGAAGGTTGCCTCAGATGTACTGTAAATCCTTGGATCGTTAGATTTTTTTATGAGGGAAATGGAGACTAAATAAGATGCAAATCTTTGAAGAGCTTCATCATGCCAAGTCAGCTGAGCCCACTGACGCCTTCTGCTGCAAACACCTCCTGTCCTCACTCCCCAGGAAACTGAATAAATGcctgttgttgtgtgtgtggcaaCCAATTAGGATTGCCTTATTGTCTTATATTATTCCACCATAGAATTAACATTGtataatatctatatatttatttggaGTAATTGAAACTGTCTCACTGAATAAGAGGCTGACCTTGTTTTCTTTATATTCTGACAAATAATCCAAACTCACTGTCTATGCAGAGTTTTTGGGGCTGCCATCGTGCTGACATCTACTCTGAACATGTTCATTCCCTCTGCTGCCCGGACTCACTATGGATGTGTCATCTTTGTGAGGATATTACAAGGGTTGGTGGAGGTACTGATGCACAGTTTGCACGTCAGATTTTGACCtttgaaaagaccaaaaaatgatGCCTCATTATCAAGCCGAGAGCTGAACTCGACCTCTAATGAAATTGTCCTGACATTTTGTATTTAACCGCGTTTTACAGTAATCCTGTGTTCAATTTTGTTCTGCTTTGCTTTCTATTTGAACCTGTGTTTGGAAAATGAAGCCCATTATGGAGAAGATCCATTCATTATACTGTATACAATCAGTCGGATTCGTccacaaacagcaaacagcatTTAAACCCCTGAATAGCAGCGTACAGTTGTATTAGTTACCTGGACACAACTGCTCCATGTGCACACAGCAACATGTCGAACAATAGAGATAAAAACCACTTGATGGAGGCGGCTCCCACAGCTCGATAGAAAGGACAAGATTTCAGAGGGAGATGCTATTATCAGGCTGAAGGTCGCTctcttttgttattttgtttggCTGCATACTGTGGTTTCAATAGCAGCTCATGAgcattgagagagagagcagcctGCGTTCAGCACCCATCGACTTATTACTGCAAATTAAACATTAGCATTTCAGGGTGTCTCCCACTGCAAGCCCCAGCAATTTGTGTCTATCAATAGTTGATTGTATGCCACTTAGTGTGTAATGAAGATTTAATGGGAGCAATTCAGTTTTTCTTCCATGAAGTGGGGAGTCAGCTTGAATTTGCACTGACTCACACCTAACCCATTAGTCTCTATTAGAGAGGTCAGCTACAATGCACGtcagtttgtttgttattaACTACAATTTGTTTTGTGCGTCTTTGGCAAATGAGAAAAGACTATGTCAATCAAGTGGCGTGTCTTTACATGATGTGAATTCTATTGACTGGAAAGTGGAAAAACAGATGTGAACTTGATTGATGAAGTCAGAcagttgttgatgttttttgcaGCAACAGGAAATTTAGAGCAACACAAAactgtgagaaaatatgttCAAGCTGGTAGAAAATGAATCCAGGCCATCCACTGACTGTTCAAAGGTGCCCATAGACTGTGTGatgataacaacaacaacaatctcACAACCTGATAGTATGTCACACTGTGCAAGATGGGTATAATAAAGTATTGGTCGAAATCTGTATGAGACAATGATGATATTAAGGGCCTGTTGAGTGGCTGCTTtatgatgaaaaaacaaacagatgctAGCAGaaatccattatcatccatttgAGCTGCTAATAGGTTTTATAGTGAAGCAATAGATGAGCTTTGGCCATAAAATAACCCtaaaagaggaggatgaggaggaggagattgtTTAGCCTGTTGCGGCCTGTGTTCGTTGTGTGACTGTGATGTCATTTGTCACCGTGCAGGGAGTGACTTACCCAGCCTGCCATGGGATCTGGAGTAAATGGGCTCCACCGCTGGAGAGAAGTCGTTTGGCAACCATCTCCTTCTGTGGTATTTAATCTACGAATAAATAGTCTGGCTTctgtgaaaaaatacaaaaaaacaatatgatTTTTATGATCAAATTACTTTTTACAATGAAACGGttttaaattacaaatattgccacttaaatgtgtgtaaatgtctcTCTGAACACAGCTGACAACATGGCTCTCTCTGAATTAGTAGCCAGGATCATATTCTGCTTGGTCTTAACATTGTCTCCTGTGCAGGATCCTATGCTGGTGCAGTGATAGCCATGCCTCTGGCCGGGATCTTGGTCCAGTACACAGGATGGTCCTCTGTCTTCTATGTGTACGGTGAGTGTCTCTGTCAtgtcaatcattttattttaactccACACTGTCTGTACTGATAGTACAGTGTTGGTTCTGTACCAGCTTGTTCTAGCTCTTTAATGAAGCTACATGTTGAGTGAAATATTCAAACCCAAGTATCCATGATTTCTATGGCTGCTGCACCTTTATGTAAACTTCAAATATTATTTTGCAGCTGTATCATTTTGTGTACATTTCCCCCCAAATTCAGACTGACATATTTGATATCTTAAGAAACTTTGGGGTGTAAATTAGACTTTGAACTAAATTAAAGCAATATCTGACTGCACACCCTGAGTGCCATTGATCTCTGTTAAAAAATGGATTCTTGATGTCGCCCTCTTTATGATCTGCACAGGAACCTTTGGATTGGTGTGGTACATGTTCTGGGTCTTGGTGTCTTATGAGAGCCCAGCAGAGCACCCGACCATCACCGACGAGGAGCGCCGTTACATCGAGGAGAGCATCGGTGAAAGTGCCCAACTGATGGGTGCCATGGAAGTGAGTTCTCACTCAGTACGCCCTTTGATTCATAACACCACGACAAGTAGAGTACATCCagttgacttcctgtttgtcgtGTGCTTTAACAGAAATACAAGACCCCCTGGAGGAAGTTCTTCTCCTCCATGCCCGTCTATGCAATCATTGTTGCCAACTTCTGCAGGAGCTGGACCTTCTATCTGCTCCTCATCAGCCAGCCCGCGTACTTTGAAGAGGTGTTTGGTTTTGAAATAAGCAAGGTAAATAAATCTCTTATGACACCTGCTATCAGCCCAAAAAATACCTTCAAACATCATGTGATTCTTGAAGATTGCAAGCGATGATTGTATCAGATATGAATTGCTGATATTCAGTTAATTTGTATAAAATACCTTCAAACATTTTCTATCTTATCCTACAGCGAAAAAAGGTACAACAATGCTGCTGTTCATTCAgtttatattataattacaataatCTAACATTGTCTATTCAttctaataaaaatacattttagaatTAACAAAGTGTTTGGGAAATGGACTGGTATTAATCAttcagaggaaagaaaggtgagAGCATTTAGTGAAGTGACTTATTGATTCAAATCCAATAAATAATTTGCTTGTTAAATGGTTTGACTTAAAACATTCAGAGTCAGAAGAATGAAATGTCTTATGCTGTAGATGACATTTTCTTCAGTGCTCTGTCACAAGAAATTTTGATGAAATGATTTTCCTCAATGAGCTTTaactttcctctgttttaagaaaacagatttgaaaactttttaacaaaaatattatatataacatttgTAGAGGCTGtgatttggacatttttctAATCCTAGAGCGCCTCATCTGAGCAACAGTTTCTAGTCAATCTTCCAATCTCATAATCTTTGCCCTCCTGTGAGAGAGTGCAAAATGAATCAAGCAGGTCTGACAGCTGTAATTCAGCCTCAAGATGAGATCCTGTGATTACTGCAGGTGATATATTACTCAGATGTGATGTCGGAGTCAGAGGTTGAAATGCAGGCAAAGATTTGTTCTGGGGCCAAAAGAATCATCTTTGTTGTGACTGTCTTTTCATCACTGTCACATCAGCTTCTAATGAGTGTTTGATGGTTTCTCAGGTTGGACTAGTGTCTGCGCTCCCTCACTTGGTCATGACCATCATTGTGCCGTTAGGAGGCCAGTTAGCCGACTACCTGCGTACCCACAACATCATGTCCACCACTATGGTTCGCAAAATCATGAACTGTGGAGGTGAGGCTTTAACATCAGCTGTTTAtctattaatataataatgtggACGTATTCCTCATCAATGCACCAATTAACTTTGGCCTTGTTGTTTTCAGGGTTTGGTATGGAGGCCACTCTCTTATTGGTGGTTGGTTATTCTCACAGTAAGGGTGTGGCCATCTCTTTCCTAATCCTGGCAGTGGGTTTTAGCGGTTTTGCAATATCAGGTGAGTCTCAAAATGATACAAACTCGAACTATTTTCTAGTCAAAATGAGTGCAAAACTCACAATATTCACTCTTTGTGTGTTGTAGGTTTCAATGTTAACCATCTGGACATCGCTCCTCGCTATGCCAGCATCCTCATGGGCATATCCAACGGCGTGGGTACCCTGTCAGGGATGGTCTGCCCTCTAATAGTGGGCGCCATGACAAAGAACAAGGTGAGTCATTGCTATTCATAGAGTACAGTGATGTGAATGTTAATGCAGGATAAAGCACAGGGGAACTTTTGCAAACTCTGTCAAATCTCAAACATTTCTCTGCAACATTGAATATTCATTACTACATTTGCTAAAGTTAAAGtttgagaaaaacatttttaggtattatttatttcaagcTTCAAAAACAAATCTGCTGCATCAGAACTGTTTGGGTGTGGCTTGATCATATTTGATTGACAGTGGTCGAAACTGTCGTCAGATTTTGATGCATAATAATTGCTGATTGCTGCACTGACTGACATCACCTTTAATGCCCTGTTCAAACAATGCAACAACATCAAGTATAGAAATCTTTCATGTCAAACAACCAAAACTGTTCAAACAGAAAGTTTTGGGGACATGTTGTACCTCATTTTAAGGAGTGACTCAGCCTGACTATAACTGTTTCTCGTCCCCAGACCCGTGAAGAGTGGCAGTATGTCTTCCTCATTGCTTCCCTTGTGCATTACGGGGGTGTGGTGTTTTACGGAGCCTTTGCATCTGGGGAGAAACAGCCATGGGCCGACCCTGAAGAAACCAGCGAGGAGAAGTGCGGCTTCATTGATGAGGATGAGCTGGCTGAAGAGACAGGCGACATCACACAGAGTTACGGCGCAATGGGGGGCCCGGCTAAAAGCTACGGGGCAACAGCACAGCTCAACGGAGGTTGGGTGCAGGACTGGGATAAGACAGAGGAGTACGTCCAGGAACCGGCGGGGAAGATGTACGCTGAACGCGGCTACTCTTAGGCCAGATACATTCAGTTATGGTGAGTCGGATTACAAAAACAGACTTTCCATCACGGATTGCACAAATAAGCATTACTATATTAGATAGTTAAATCCATTCTGTGTATTCTAGTAAAACGGTTACTACTAGTTTCAAACAGCCAGTGTAAAGAAATAGTTAATTGCAATGCAGAACAATCTTCATTAGATGATCACGTTTCTCATCACATCTACCTACAGTAGGGCTTCACTATACAGAAAGAAAACTGCAGGCCTATGTTGTACCTCTTAGGCACCCGAACCTCATGAATTTACTTGAACAACATGAGCCAGATGACACTGCAGTTGACCATCATATATGAGGTCTTTCTCGGAAACACCACTCTGATTGCACTGAAACTATAAGTATTCTAAAAACAAGATTATATTCTGTTtctcaaatgtgttttatgtactgtatatatctgTATACTGTTTCTGTGAGACTATTGTGGATTTGGGTCGTTGATCTGTGTTAACATTAATATAAAAGGCCATATTTTTCATGGACAGTACCTTTTCAGGGAGATGTCTGCTTGCAAAAAaaggtcttcttcttcttgagcGAGGCCTATAATACACTATAAGACAAAAATAGCGTGAGTGAAGTTGAAACCGTAGaattttagtgtgtgtttgttgcatgaatttgctcaGATCAATGTTCAGATGCAGCCGCCTCACAGTCACTGATAGTCCTCATTCAGCCTACTGCTTTGTTCTTAGATAAGTGTCTTCTGccattttaaatgataaaaatgaacttttaataATCAGGTTCTGGTCGTGATGTGAGACAAAAAAGTTTTGAAGGCGATCGCTCAGAAGACATTGTTTATTGATGTTTGGTGTGCACTGCAATAAACTCTGTGTACCAGCTGCCACCCATCACATTCTGTTTTGTAATGTAACACTTGGCCTGCTGTATCTAACTGTAATTGTTTTGGAGTCATGTGATGATCAACATTaaggtgtgtgttttaacaaaTTATTAGTGTCCGGAGAATCCAGATTTAGTGCTCATGATGCAGGACATGTTGCATTTTGACAACAAGGCATGCAGTACTGTACACGAACAACcaggttttttttgtgatcTCTTGGTGTTTCTCGGTTGTTCTCATTGTCACCAAAAGTACTTTCTTGACACTTTGATATTGTCACATTTGAGTGGACCACATGAATTAATAGATGGCTCTTCCACCTCACTTTATTTGCTGTTTGAACACTTTCTTCATTCGCTGTATGAAAATCTGCAAGGATgtgtaaaatatacaaatatttaagaATGTTTAAGATGACCAAAAGATGCTATTTATGGCTTTGTGCCTGAAGTTTATGTAAACagataaatgtgattttatggCTTCAAATTATTGTGTTTAAAGAAGAGGTATGTTGATGTCAAAAAGTGTTATTGAAAAGATGCTCATATcattttataaaaaagaaaaacaaccaaaaagtcatgtttttgtcatttttagtcACCTTTTCACTTATTCACGTTTTCTTCAGCTGTTCATAGAAGGTTACTGGTCCACAGAGACTGGAGGCACACTATCTAACCAGTTAACCACCTTCTCCAATCAGTGCTATGCATCTCCTATTCTCTCCATGTTTCTCATTAGTAAATCAATGGCTGAGGTCTCAAGAGTCCAGGCGAAGGTATTGGACCCTGTAGCGTGGAAATTGgtaagaggagagaggaacagCCATGTTAACATTATCACTGGAGTTTACATCCCTACCAGCAAGGATCATTGTCTGTCCTCCCAGAAAGTCCTGGCTTTAGTATGCAGTGTAAGACCTGCTGCTGAAGGTGTCATGTGGGCGTATGAAAGTGTGACAAACCTATTAAATCTCTCTGCATCACGTCACACCTTCCTGAATGGCaacaagaaaaaggagagaTCAGAGGCAGAGCTGAGAAAAAGCCTGTAAGGTGTGTAAtgtgaaatattacatttgCAATGCACACCCAGTTTTTTCTCCTCAGTGTGTCCTCCACCTACACATCTGAGGTCGGCAGTGTTACATGCAAGCACGTTCAACTATTGACCCAGCTGCAACATGAAGTCTAATCAT
Coding sequences within it:
- the slc17a6a gene encoding vesicular glutamate transporter 2.2; the protein is MEPGKEKALPTSKEGIKQIAGKALGNLYRKLERKQQTGEVIELTEDGRPREGQERKTPLCDCTCFGAPRRYIIAMLSGLGFCISFGIRCNLGVAIVSMVNNSTIHQNGKIIITEKAKFNWDPETVGMIHGSFFWGYIVTQIPGGYISSRLAANRVFGAAIVLTSTLNMFIPSAARTHYGCVIFVRILQGLVEGVTYPACHGIWSKWAPPLERSRLATISFCGSYAGAVIAMPLAGILVQYTGWSSVFYVYGTFGLVWYMFWVLVSYESPAEHPTITDEERRYIEESIGESAQLMGAMEKYKTPWRKFFSSMPVYAIIVANFCRSWTFYLLLISQPAYFEEVFGFEISKVGLVSALPHLVMTIIVPLGGQLADYLRTHNIMSTTMVRKIMNCGGFGMEATLLLVVGYSHSKGVAISFLILAVGFSGFAISGFNVNHLDIAPRYASILMGISNGVGTLSGMVCPLIVGAMTKNKTREEWQYVFLIASLVHYGGVVFYGAFASGEKQPWADPEETSEEKCGFIDEDELAEETGDITQSYGAMGGPAKSYGATAQLNGGWVQDWDKTEEYVQEPAGKMYAERGYS